One region of Baekduia soli genomic DNA includes:
- a CDS encoding fatty acyl-CoA synthetase — translation MPAPPMTSTVDDVVRRSARRAGGAEAVRFGERSWTYRELDDAVSRVAGRLLGLGLARGDRVAALGTNSDVYLLLFLGCSRAGLVHVPVNYNLVGSELAYIIGQAGSTALFADAALAPAADAVAGDLALAHRGTLRDGPDPARDVLAWAGDGEVPDLGGVQVADDDLVQLLYTSGTTAAPKGAMMTHRAFVHEYVSCVVGLDLRPSDVPLHPLPLYHSAQMHAFLMPYLMLGAVNHIVERPDPGDVLARIERDRITNYFSPPTVWIAMGEHPDFATRDLSSLRNAYYGASIMPTPVLQRLRERLPGVGFYNAFGQSEIAPVATILRPEEHDARPDSAGRAALFVEVRVVDADGQDVEPGGQGEVLYRSPQLCTGYWDKPEETAEAFAGGWFHSGDLVRIDEEGFIFVVDRVKDVINTGGVLVAGRDVEEALYTHPEVAEVAVIGLPHERWIEAVAAVVVTRAPVSEADLLAYARAHLAPFKVPKSVHFVDELPKNPSGKVLKRELRERLGGDGSAVGR, via the coding sequence ATGCCCGCACCGCCGATGACCAGCACCGTCGACGACGTCGTGCGCCGCAGCGCGCGGCGCGCCGGCGGGGCCGAGGCCGTCCGCTTCGGCGAGCGGTCGTGGACCTACCGCGAGCTCGACGACGCGGTCAGCCGCGTCGCGGGGCGCCTGCTCGGCCTCGGGCTGGCCAGGGGCGACCGCGTGGCCGCCCTGGGGACCAACTCCGACGTCTATCTGCTGCTCTTCCTGGGCTGCTCGCGGGCGGGCCTGGTCCACGTCCCCGTCAACTACAACCTGGTCGGGTCCGAGCTGGCCTACATCATCGGGCAGGCGGGCAGCACGGCGCTGTTCGCCGACGCCGCGCTGGCCCCGGCCGCCGACGCCGTCGCCGGCGACCTGGCGCTGGCCCACCGCGGGACCCTGCGCGACGGCCCCGACCCCGCGCGGGACGTGCTGGCCTGGGCCGGCGACGGCGAGGTCCCCGACCTCGGCGGCGTGCAGGTGGCCGATGACGACCTCGTCCAGCTGCTCTACACCTCGGGCACGACGGCTGCGCCGAAGGGCGCGATGATGACCCACCGGGCCTTCGTCCACGAATACGTCTCCTGCGTCGTGGGGCTCGACCTGCGCCCCTCCGACGTGCCCCTGCACCCGTTGCCGCTCTACCACTCGGCGCAGATGCACGCGTTCCTCATGCCCTACCTCATGCTCGGGGCCGTCAACCACATCGTCGAGCGGCCCGACCCCGGCGACGTCCTGGCCCGGATCGAGCGCGACCGCATCACGAACTACTTCTCGCCGCCCACGGTGTGGATCGCGATGGGCGAGCACCCCGACTTCGCCACGCGCGACCTCAGCTCGCTGCGCAACGCCTACTACGGCGCGTCGATCATGCCCACGCCGGTGCTGCAGCGCCTGCGCGAGCGCCTGCCCGGCGTCGGGTTCTACAACGCGTTCGGCCAGTCGGAGATCGCCCCGGTCGCCACCATCCTGCGCCCTGAGGAGCACGACGCGCGACCCGACTCGGCGGGCCGCGCCGCCCTGTTCGTGGAGGTGCGCGTGGTCGACGCCGACGGCCAGGACGTCGAGCCCGGCGGGCAGGGCGAGGTGCTCTACCGCTCGCCGCAGCTGTGCACGGGCTACTGGGACAAGCCCGAGGAGACCGCCGAGGCCTTCGCCGGCGGCTGGTTCCACTCCGGCGACCTGGTGCGCATCGACGAGGAGGGCTTCATCTTCGTCGTCGACCGGGTCAAGGACGTCATCAACACGGGCGGCGTGCTCGTCGCCGGCCGCGACGTCGAGGAGGCGCTCTACACCCATCCCGAGGTGGCCGAGGTGGCGGTGATCGGGCTGCCGCACGAGCGCTGGATCGAGGCCGTCGCGGCGGTGGTGGTGACCCGTGCGCCGGTGTCGGAGGCCGACCTGCTCGCCTACGCCCGCGCGCACCTCGCGCCGTTCAAGGTCCCCAAGTCGGTGCACTTCGTCGACGAGCTGCCCAAGAACCCGTCGGGCAAGGTGCTCAAGCGCGAGCTGCGCGAGCGCCTCGGCGGCGACGGCTCGGCCGTCGGGCGCTGA
- a CDS encoding acyl-CoA desaturase, producing MTRTERYANLGGVVVPFLGVLAAIVLLWNSWVDATDLAILAVMYFFSALGVTVGFHRLLTHRSFRTSPWLERTFAVMGSLAVQGSVMDWVADHRKHHAHTDEEGDPHSPHVGHGSGLRGLWHAHTGWLMETQGQADWKRYAKDLYEDPAIRRIGKRFPLWVVLSLLIPTVAGFALHGFTWQGALRGYVWGGLVRVFLLHHVTWSVNSICHYFGSRRFEVDDRSTNVFWLAIPSLGESWHHNHHAFPRSAVHGLRAWEIDVSAMVIAGLERVGLAHDVVRIAPERQQAKIAAPEPVAAGRPRTPA from the coding sequence ATGACCCGCACCGAGCGCTACGCCAATCTCGGCGGCGTCGTCGTCCCGTTCCTGGGCGTCCTCGCCGCGATCGTCCTGCTGTGGAACTCCTGGGTCGACGCGACCGACCTCGCGATCCTCGCGGTGATGTACTTCTTCAGCGCGCTGGGCGTGACCGTCGGCTTCCATCGGCTGTTGACCCACCGCTCGTTCCGGACGTCGCCGTGGCTGGAGCGCACGTTCGCGGTCATGGGCTCGCTGGCGGTCCAGGGCTCGGTCATGGACTGGGTCGCCGACCATCGCAAGCACCACGCCCACACCGACGAGGAGGGCGACCCCCACAGCCCGCACGTCGGCCACGGCAGCGGCCTGCGCGGCCTCTGGCACGCCCACACCGGATGGCTGATGGAGACCCAGGGCCAGGCCGACTGGAAGCGGTACGCCAAGGACCTCTACGAGGACCCGGCGATCCGGCGCATCGGCAAGCGGTTCCCGCTCTGGGTCGTCCTGTCGCTCCTGATCCCCACGGTCGCGGGCTTCGCGCTGCACGGCTTCACCTGGCAGGGCGCGCTGCGCGGCTACGTCTGGGGCGGCCTGGTGCGCGTCTTCCTCCTCCACCACGTGACCTGGTCGGTCAACTCGATCTGCCACTACTTCGGGTCGCGCCGCTTCGAGGTCGACGACCGCTCCACGAACGTGTTCTGGCTCGCGATCCCCTCGCTGGGCGAGTCGTGGCATCACAACCACCATGCCTTCCCTCGCTCGGCCGTGCACGGCCTGCGCGCGTGGGAGATCGACGTCTCGGCCATGGTCATCGCCGGCCTGGAGCGCGTCGGCCTGGCCCACGACGTCGTGCGGATCGCGCCCGAGCGCCAGCAGGCCAAGATCGCGGCGCCCGAGCCCGTGGCCGCGGGCCGTCCGCGGACGCCCGCCTGA
- a CDS encoding penicillin-binding transpeptidase domain-containing protein → MATPSSSYPVRSSATLSGVKLSNASGESCGGTLSRSFADSCNSVFAPLGARLGARRLVARARAFGFEETPRVPAAKISTLGDPAKDLRDAIAIGSAAIGQNKDLATPLQMASVGATIGSGGVRASPRVVRSDPVIRRRAVSARVAGQVRDMMIGVVQSGTGTAAALPGVQVAGKTGTAELRFTGDGTSDPKNTDAWFVAFAPARNPRVAVGVMLVGAGAGGKAAAPIARQVLTAALR, encoded by the coding sequence ATCGCCACGCCGTCGTCCTCCTATCCGGTCCGCAGCTCGGCGACGCTGTCGGGCGTCAAGCTCTCCAACGCGAGCGGCGAGTCCTGCGGCGGGACGCTGAGCCGCTCGTTCGCCGACTCCTGCAACTCGGTCTTCGCCCCGCTCGGGGCCCGGCTGGGGGCCAGGCGGCTCGTCGCGCGGGCGCGGGCCTTCGGCTTCGAGGAGACCCCGCGGGTGCCCGCGGCCAAGATCAGCACGCTCGGCGATCCCGCCAAGGACCTCCGTGACGCGATCGCGATCGGCTCGGCGGCCATCGGCCAGAACAAGGACCTGGCGACGCCGCTGCAGATGGCCAGCGTCGGGGCCACGATCGGCTCGGGCGGGGTGCGCGCCAGCCCGCGGGTCGTGCGCAGCGACCCGGTCATCCGCCGCCGCGCGGTCAGCGCGCGGGTCGCCGGCCAGGTGCGCGACATGATGATCGGCGTCGTGCAGTCGGGCACCGGGACCGCGGCGGCGCTGCCCGGCGTCCAGGTCGCGGGCAAGACCGGCACGGCCGAGTTGCGGTTCACCGGCGACGGCACGTCGGACCCCAAGAACACCGACGCGTGGTTCGTCGCCTTCGCCCCCGCGCGCAACCCGCGCGTGGCGGTCGGGGTCATGCTCGTCGGCGCGGGGGCAGGCGGCAAGGCGGCCGCCCCCATCGCCCGCCAGGTGCTGACCGCGGCGCTGCGCTGA
- a CDS encoding DUF3089 domain-containing protein yields the protein MTQGPRRRRTAAAMIATACAAVALGGAGAGGASATTWLCAPGHAGDPCTAGLSTTLADATGATLGTITPPATKAPMIDCFYVYPTVSDQKAPTASLRIDPEQRSIALYQAARYASECRVWAPMYRQITLQGLLQPKTVTKAMQERAYGDVRAAWRDYLAHHNRGRGLVLIGHSQGSFMLRRLVAREIDPKPSVRRRMVSAILLGGNVLVRKGGGVGGDFGHIPACRSATQLGCVIAFSTFNATPPAGALFGRVTGRGFFGRTSTKDLQVLCTNPAALGGGSGLLTSIEPAAPFAPGTIIGAETTQIGLPAPAASTTWVQFDGVYRAACSAAGGAHVLRITGAVPGAPVLRPLADATWGLHLTDANIGLGNLVGIVHREAAAYARR from the coding sequence ATGACCCAGGGTCCGAGGCGTCGCCGCACGGCGGCGGCGATGATCGCGACGGCGTGCGCGGCCGTCGCGCTCGGTGGCGCCGGCGCGGGCGGCGCATCGGCCACGACGTGGCTCTGCGCCCCCGGGCACGCCGGTGATCCGTGCACGGCCGGGCTCTCCACGACCCTGGCCGACGCGACCGGCGCCACGCTGGGGACGATCACGCCGCCGGCCACGAAGGCGCCGATGATCGACTGCTTCTACGTCTACCCCACCGTCTCGGACCAGAAGGCGCCGACGGCGTCGCTGCGCATCGACCCCGAGCAGCGCTCCATCGCGCTCTACCAGGCCGCGCGCTACGCGAGCGAGTGCCGGGTCTGGGCGCCCATGTACCGCCAGATCACGCTCCAGGGGCTGCTGCAGCCCAAGACGGTGACCAAGGCGATGCAGGAGCGCGCCTACGGTGACGTGCGCGCCGCCTGGCGGGACTACCTCGCCCACCACAACCGGGGCCGAGGCCTCGTGCTCATCGGCCACTCGCAGGGCTCGTTCATGCTGCGCCGGCTCGTGGCCCGGGAGATCGACCCCAAGCCGTCGGTGCGGCGGCGGATGGTCAGCGCCATCCTGCTCGGCGGCAACGTGCTGGTGCGCAAGGGGGGCGGGGTGGGCGGCGACTTCGGCCACATCCCGGCGTGCCGCTCGGCCACCCAGCTGGGCTGCGTCATCGCGTTCTCCACGTTCAACGCGACCCCGCCGGCCGGCGCGCTGTTCGGCCGCGTGACGGGCCGCGGGTTCTTCGGGCGGACCTCGACCAAGGATCTCCAGGTGCTGTGCACGAACCCGGCCGCGCTCGGCGGCGGCTCGGGGCTGCTGACGTCGATCGAGCCGGCGGCGCCGTTCGCGCCCGGGACGATCATCGGCGCCGAGACGACGCAGATCGGCCTGCCCGCGCCGGCGGCCTCCACGACGTGGGTGCAGTTCGACGGCGTCTACCGCGCGGCGTGCTCGGCCGCCGGCGGCGCGCACGTGCTGCGCATCACGGGCGCCGTGCCCGGCGCGCCCGTGCTGCGACCGCTGGCCGACGCGACCTGGGGCCTGCATCTGACCGACGCCAACATCGGCCTGGGCAACCTCGTGGGCATCGTGCACCGCGAGGCGGCGGCCTACGCGCGCCGATGA
- a CDS encoding lysylphosphatidylglycerol synthase transmembrane domain-containing protein, with product MRSTPAGPAGPPPAEPGADHHFDARRQDAEAGEGARLRRGIISLLVLGVLVGALVVAVPGLRTVADRLREVSPGWVVLAVALELGSCAGYVAVFRHIFYRVPLVLAVRVALSEMAFGAVLPVGGAGGIAVGAWVAKAKGGSLRRFMERSAVLFLITSGVNAATLAVAGLLVGAGVLHAPHPLLLGLLPGVVGCAGLAFFWWLPDLVARRSPDRPDGRLVGWLRTTALVVGEAREEVRHPGWGLLGAVGYLWFDIAMLWVSFRAFGHPPPVGALTLAFLIGYLGNILPVPGGIGALDAGLTGAMILYGADPATAAAAVLVYHAVVLWIPTLLGTLAFLRLRPTISERVVLTPERPPGARRVGG from the coding sequence ATGCGCAGCACGCCGGCGGGCCCCGCAGGGCCGCCGCCGGCGGAGCCGGGCGCCGACCACCACTTCGACGCGCGCCGCCAGGACGCCGAGGCGGGGGAGGGCGCGCGCCTGCGGCGCGGCATCATCTCGCTGCTCGTGCTGGGCGTGCTCGTCGGTGCCCTGGTCGTGGCGGTGCCAGGGCTGCGCACCGTCGCCGACCGCCTGCGTGAGGTCAGCCCGGGCTGGGTCGTGCTCGCCGTCGCGCTCGAGCTCGGCTCCTGCGCCGGCTACGTCGCGGTCTTCCGGCACATCTTCTACCGCGTCCCGCTCGTCCTGGCCGTGCGCGTCGCGCTGTCGGAGATGGCCTTCGGCGCGGTGCTGCCCGTCGGAGGCGCCGGGGGCATCGCCGTCGGCGCCTGGGTCGCCAAGGCCAAGGGCGGCTCGCTGCGGCGCTTCATGGAGCGCTCGGCCGTCCTGTTCCTCATCACGAGCGGCGTCAACGCCGCGACGCTGGCCGTCGCCGGCCTGCTCGTCGGCGCCGGGGTGCTCCACGCGCCCCACCCCCTCCTGCTCGGCCTGCTGCCCGGCGTCGTGGGCTGCGCCGGCCTGGCGTTCTTCTGGTGGCTGCCCGACCTCGTCGCGCGGCGGTCGCCCGACCGGCCCGACGGCCGGCTCGTCGGCTGGCTGCGCACGACCGCGCTCGTCGTCGGCGAGGCCCGCGAGGAGGTGCGCCATCCCGGCTGGGGGCTGCTCGGCGCGGTGGGCTACCTGTGGTTCGACATCGCGATGCTCTGGGTCAGCTTCCGCGCGTTCGGCCACCCGCCGCCGGTCGGGGCGCTCACGCTCGCGTTCCTCATCGGCTACCTGGGCAACATCCTGCCCGTCCCCGGCGGGATCGGGGCGCTGGACGCCGGGCTGACCGGGGCGATGATCCTCTACGGCGCCGACCCTGCCACCGCGGCCGCGGCCGTCCTGGTCTACCACGCCGTCGTGCTCTGGATCCCGACGCTGCTGGGCACGCTGGCCTTCCTGCGCCTGCGCCCGACGATCTCCGAGCGGGTCGTGCTGACGCCCGAGCGCCCCCCCGGTGCTCGGCGTGTGGGCGGCTAG
- a CDS encoding benzoate/H(+) symporter BenE family transporter — MPTRRAAGSRRRSSGALYLVLGLSAGLATALLSASPPILIEAVAGLALLGTLGASLRAATAHEEHRDAAMVTFVITASGITVAGISAPFWGLVAGLAFLALQRARRGRGARAHEASDRQRRG; from the coding sequence ATCCCGACCCGGCGCGCCGCTGGATCGCGGCGGCGGTCCTCGGGCGCCCTGTACCTCGTCCTCGGGCTGTCGGCCGGCCTGGCGACCGCGCTGCTGTCGGCGTCGCCGCCCATCCTCATCGAGGCGGTCGCGGGCCTGGCGCTGCTCGGGACGCTCGGCGCGTCGCTGCGCGCGGCCACCGCCCACGAGGAGCACCGCGACGCGGCGATGGTCACGTTCGTCATCACGGCGTCGGGGATCACGGTCGCGGGCATCAGCGCCCCGTTCTGGGGGCTGGTCGCGGGCCTGGCCTTCCTCGCGCTGCAGCGCGCCCGCCGCGGTCGGGGCGCACGCGCCCATGAGGCCTCCGACCGCCAGCGCCGCGGATGA
- a CDS encoding helix-turn-helix domain-containing protein, giving the protein MATDPIPRRPVPSPPDEPSGLDELGRRIGRAVRALRLGLGWSLGDLARVAGLSKTILGRIERGEGNPSMETLWRLSQALSVPLGTLLSPPERPRTRRIPAREGEPLRAGSGMAAWLVHAEGREHRSEVFELALPAGADQRSEPHLPGTEELIVCLSGRLRVGPDGEEADLRRGDAAWFEADVAHHYAAARDARALCLMLYPSLPGAAGSR; this is encoded by the coding sequence ATGGCGACCGACCCGATCCCCCGCCGCCCGGTGCCCTCGCCGCCGGACGAGCCCTCCGGGCTCGACGAGCTCGGTCGCCGCATCGGCCGCGCCGTCCGGGCGCTGCGGCTGGGCCTGGGCTGGTCGCTGGGCGACCTGGCCCGGGTGGCCGGGCTGTCCAAGACGATCCTCGGGCGCATCGAGCGCGGCGAGGGCAACCCGTCGATGGAGACGCTCTGGCGCCTGTCCCAGGCGCTGTCGGTCCCGCTGGGGACGCTGCTCTCACCGCCCGAGCGCCCGCGGACGCGGCGCATCCCGGCCCGCGAGGGCGAGCCGCTGCGCGCCGGCTCCGGCATGGCGGCCTGGCTCGTGCACGCCGAGGGCCGCGAGCACCGCTCGGAGGTCTTCGAGCTCGCGCTGCCCGCCGGCGCCGACCAGCGCAGCGAGCCGCACCTGCCCGGCACCGAGGAGCTGATCGTCTGCCTGTCAGGCCGACTGCGCGTGGGGCCCGACGGGGAGGAGGCCGACCTGCGCCGCGGCGACGCCGCGTGGTTCGAGGCCGACGTCGCCCACCACTACGCCGCGGCCCGTGACGCCCGCGCGCTGTGCCTCATGCTCTACCCGTCCCTGCCGGGTGCCGCGGGGTCGCGATGA
- a CDS encoding FAD-binding and (Fe-S)-binding domain-containing protein codes for MATTFADRAPDSLAGGTPQPLRAELEALLGEAQVLSRPIDLVRYASDAGPYRRFPRVVVMARDEHDVARTLRHAATAGLPVTFRAAGTSLNGQAQTDGILIDVRRHFSGVRIAPGGERVTLRAGTLLGFANRLLAGHGRRLGPDPGSTNIATIGGVIANNSGGMRCGTTWDAYSTVESMTLVLADGTLLDTAAPGAEAAFAAAAPELAAGLLELRDEVRADAELSARIRRKFSIKNTMGYRLCAFLDADTPLEIFRRLVVGSEGTLAFVAEAVLRTRPEPARTTVAWLHFPTIDAAVAPVPALIAAGARAAELMVAPALVAAAWNIPGSPQAWKELPLESAALLVELGGDDDAQLDAAQAAAVRVLDGHRLLQPPGFTRDERAIEQAWTVREGLYGLMGRVRPAGTALIVEDVCVPPADMARCARDLQALLTRHGFAPGVAGHVSAGNLHFSLTPDFGRPEDLARYEAFMEDMVDLIVDVYDGSLKAEHGTGVNMAPHLEREWGPKATDIMWRLKALADPGGVLNPGTMLNRDPHCHLRDLKSQPPIEAYADACVECGFCEPVCPSRNATTTPRQRIVLRRELARQPHGSPVARAILEDFGHDVLDTCAADGTCAPVCPVAIDTGRLVKDLRAQGHRPAARRAAATAARHFGTVERAARAGVRAGHAAGGLLGDRALPEPAPGALPRSRREGAAAVYLPACVNRIFGAAEAGGGRTSLPTALVTVSARAGVPLWIPADAAGHCCATPWASKGYTDGHAVMAARVAEALWRWTDGGRLPVVIDASSCALGLVAEVPAALEPEARARHEQLEILDSVAWAHDRLLPGLQVARRVGTVAVHPTCATGHLGLTGTLQALAGALAEEVVIPAGTTCCGMAGDRGLLHPEVPASALREVAAGLVGRTLDACLCSNRTCEIGLQQVTGRPYESFVYLLEELTRP; via the coding sequence ATGGCCACCACGTTCGCCGACCGCGCCCCCGACTCGCTGGCCGGGGGCACGCCCCAGCCGCTGCGCGCCGAGCTCGAGGCCCTGCTGGGCGAGGCCCAGGTCCTCTCCCGCCCGATCGACCTCGTGCGCTACGCGTCGGACGCCGGCCCCTACCGCCGCTTCCCGAGGGTCGTCGTCATGGCCCGCGACGAGCACGACGTCGCGCGCACGCTGCGCCACGCCGCGACCGCCGGCCTGCCCGTCACGTTCCGCGCCGCGGGCACGAGCCTCAACGGCCAGGCCCAGACCGACGGCATCCTCATCGACGTGCGCCGCCACTTCTCGGGCGTCCGGATCGCCCCCGGCGGCGAGCGCGTGACGCTGCGCGCGGGCACGCTGCTGGGCTTCGCCAACCGCCTGCTGGCCGGCCACGGCCGCCGCCTGGGACCCGACCCGGGATCGACGAACATCGCCACGATCGGCGGCGTCATCGCCAACAACTCGGGCGGGATGCGCTGCGGCACGACGTGGGACGCGTACTCGACGGTGGAGTCGATGACCCTGGTGCTGGCCGACGGCACGCTCCTGGACACGGCGGCGCCCGGCGCCGAGGCGGCGTTCGCGGCCGCCGCGCCGGAGCTCGCGGCCGGCCTGCTCGAGCTGCGCGACGAGGTCCGGGCCGATGCCGAGCTCAGCGCGCGCATCCGCCGCAAGTTCTCCATCAAGAACACGATGGGCTACCGGCTGTGCGCGTTCCTGGACGCCGACACGCCGCTGGAGATCTTCCGGCGCCTGGTCGTCGGCTCGGAGGGCACGCTGGCCTTCGTCGCCGAGGCGGTGCTGCGCACCCGGCCCGAGCCGGCGCGCACGACCGTCGCCTGGCTGCACTTCCCGACCATCGACGCCGCCGTCGCGCCCGTCCCCGCGCTCATCGCCGCCGGCGCCCGCGCGGCCGAGCTCATGGTCGCCCCGGCGCTGGTGGCCGCCGCCTGGAACATCCCGGGCTCGCCGCAGGCCTGGAAGGAGCTCCCGCTGGAGTCCGCCGCGCTGCTCGTGGAGCTCGGCGGCGACGACGACGCCCAGCTCGACGCCGCGCAGGCGGCGGCCGTCCGGGTCCTCGACGGCCACCGGCTCCTGCAGCCGCCGGGCTTCACGCGCGACGAGCGCGCGATCGAGCAGGCGTGGACGGTGCGCGAGGGCCTGTACGGGCTCATGGGCCGCGTGCGCCCGGCCGGCACCGCGCTCATCGTCGAGGACGTGTGCGTGCCGCCGGCCGACATGGCGCGCTGCGCCCGCGACCTGCAGGCCCTGCTGACCCGCCACGGCTTCGCGCCCGGCGTCGCGGGCCACGTGTCGGCCGGCAACCTGCACTTCTCGCTGACGCCGGACTTCGGCCGGCCCGAGGACCTCGCCCGCTACGAGGCGTTCATGGAGGACATGGTCGACCTCATCGTCGACGTCTACGACGGGTCGCTGAAGGCCGAGCACGGCACCGGCGTCAACATGGCCCCGCACCTCGAGCGCGAGTGGGGTCCCAAGGCCACCGACATCATGTGGCGCCTGAAGGCCCTTGCCGATCCCGGCGGCGTGCTGAACCCCGGGACGATGCTCAACCGGGACCCGCACTGCCACCTGCGCGACCTCAAGAGCCAGCCGCCGATCGAGGCCTACGCCGACGCCTGCGTGGAATGCGGGTTCTGCGAGCCCGTGTGCCCGAGCCGCAACGCCACCACGACGCCCCGCCAGCGCATCGTCCTGCGCCGCGAGCTGGCCCGCCAGCCCCACGGCTCGCCCGTGGCCCGCGCGATCCTGGAGGACTTCGGCCACGACGTGCTGGACACGTGCGCGGCCGACGGCACCTGCGCGCCCGTGTGCCCCGTGGCGATCGACACCGGCCGCCTGGTCAAGGACCTGCGCGCCCAGGGCCACAGGCCCGCCGCCCGCCGGGCGGCCGCGACCGCCGCGCGCCACTTCGGCACCGTCGAGCGAGCGGCGCGCGCCGGCGTGCGCGCGGGCCATGCCGCCGGCGGCCTGCTCGGCGACCGCGCGCTGCCCGAGCCCGCGCCGGGCGCGCTGCCGCGCTCGCGGCGCGAGGGCGCCGCCGCCGTCTACCTGCCGGCGTGCGTGAACCGGATCTTCGGCGCCGCCGAGGCCGGCGGCGGGCGCACGAGCCTGCCCACGGCGCTGGTCACCGTGTCGGCCCGGGCGGGCGTGCCGCTGTGGATCCCGGCCGACGCCGCCGGGCACTGCTGTGCGACGCCGTGGGCGTCGAAGGGCTACACCGACGGCCACGCGGTCATGGCCGCCCGGGTGGCCGAGGCGCTGTGGCGCTGGACCGACGGCGGCCGCCTGCCGGTCGTCATCGACGCGTCGTCCTGCGCGCTGGGGCTGGTGGCCGAGGTGCCCGCCGCGCTGGAGCCCGAGGCCCGCGCGCGCCACGAGCAGCTCGAGATCCTGGACTCGGTCGCCTGGGCCCACGACCGCCTGCTGCCCGGGCTGCAGGTCGCGCGCCGGGTGGGCACGGTCGCGGTGCACCCGACGTGCGCTACGGGTCACCTCGGCCTCACGGGCACCCTGCAGGCGCTGGCCGGCGCGCTGGCCGAGGAGGTCGTGATCCCCGCCGGCACGACGTGCTGCGGCATGGCCGGCGACCGCGGCCTGCTGCATCCCGAGGTGCCGGCCTCGGCCCTGCGCGAGGTCGCCGCCGGGCTGGTCGGGCGAACGCTGGACGCGTGCCTGTGCTCCAACCGCACGTGCGAGATCGGCCTGCAGCAGGTCACGGGCCGCCCCTACGAATCCTTCGTCTACCTGCTCGAGGAGCTGACGCGGCCGTGA
- a CDS encoding alpha/beta hydrolase translates to MTAAWPGRVQALVTAVVARAVLSLPGPVVALLAGRPPAAARGLHPEALLLARLARLAPGRMDDRVPVAEQRRLLALSALPMAARPRLPVAVSDHEIPPAPGSAVPIGARLYVPGGAPAPGPLLVFFHGGGWVQGSVATHDGSCRLLAHLAGVRVLSVDYRLAPEHPYPAAVHDAVAAYAWAAREAGRLGADPARLAVGGDSAGGNLAAVLARAARDDDALPAAAFQLLIYPACDLAHKAPSVRDYADGWFLTEHGMDWYVGHYVPDPARRAEPDASPLLAGDLRGLPPAYVATCLTDPLRDEGEAYAAALRAAGVAVGAQRFGQLHGCFNTTVLRSSRDALATMAGALRQGLDAAR, encoded by the coding sequence GTGACCGCGGCCTGGCCGGGCCGTGTGCAGGCGCTCGTGACGGCCGTCGTCGCGCGGGCGGTGCTCTCCCTGCCGGGTCCCGTCGTCGCGCTGCTGGCCGGTCGGCCCCCGGCCGCCGCCCGCGGCCTGCACCCAGAGGCGCTGCTGCTCGCGCGCCTGGCGCGCCTGGCGCCCGGCCGCATGGACGACCGCGTCCCGGTGGCCGAGCAGCGCCGGCTCCTGGCGCTCTCGGCGCTGCCGATGGCCGCCCGCCCACGGCTGCCGGTCGCGGTCAGCGACCACGAGATCCCGCCGGCCCCGGGCAGCGCGGTGCCGATCGGCGCCCGGCTCTACGTCCCCGGCGGCGCGCCCGCGCCCGGGCCGCTGCTCGTCTTCTTCCACGGCGGCGGCTGGGTGCAGGGCTCGGTGGCCACCCACGATGGGTCCTGCCGGCTGCTGGCCCACCTGGCCGGGGTGCGCGTGCTCTCGGTGGACTACCGCCTGGCGCCCGAGCACCCCTACCCCGCGGCCGTGCACGACGCGGTGGCCGCCTACGCGTGGGCCGCGCGCGAGGCCGGCCGGCTGGGTGCCGACCCGGCGCGGCTGGCCGTCGGCGGCGACAGCGCCGGCGGCAACCTGGCCGCGGTGCTGGCGCGTGCGGCCCGCGACGACGACGCGCTGCCCGCCGCCGCCTTCCAGCTGCTGATCTACCCGGCCTGCGACCTCGCCCACAAGGCCCCGTCGGTGCGCGACTACGCCGACGGCTGGTTCCTGACCGAGCACGGCATGGACTGGTACGTGGGCCACTACGTCCCCGACCCCGCCCGCCGAGCCGAGCCCGACGCCTCGCCGCTGCTGGCCGGCGACCTGCGCGGCCTGCCGCCCGCCTACGTGGCCACCTGCCTCACCGACCCGCTGCGCGACGAGGGCGAGGCCTACGCGGCGGCGCTGCGCGCCGCGGGCGTGGCCGTGGGCGCCCAGCGCTTCGGCCAGCTGCACGGCTGCTTCAACACCACCGTGTTGCGCAGCAGCCGAGACGCGCTGGCCACGATGGCCGGCGCGCTGCGCCAGGGTCTCGACGCCGCCCGCTGA
- a CDS encoding metal-dependent transcriptional regulator: MPPRHPLRTKPASEVHVPCMELTEGEARYLLALRDLNAAGAPPSQAAVARKVGVSHPTALEMIRRLRALDLVDPGALTLTANGTSAALVLTSRRHAAHVLAHEVLGLDDEQSAAEAETLATSLSPVLARRLVAWRTRRDAG; the protein is encoded by the coding sequence ATGCCTCCCCGTCACCCGCTGCGCACGAAGCCGGCCTCCGAGGTCCACGTGCCGTGCATGGAGCTGACGGAGGGCGAGGCGCGCTACCTGCTCGCGCTGCGCGACCTCAACGCCGCCGGCGCTCCGCCGTCGCAGGCCGCCGTGGCCCGCAAGGTCGGCGTGTCGCACCCGACGGCCCTGGAGATGATCCGGCGCCTGCGGGCGCTGGACCTCGTCGACCCCGGCGCGCTCACGCTGACCGCCAACGGGACGAGCGCCGCGCTCGTGCTGACCTCGCGGCGCCACGCCGCGCACGTGCTGGCCCACGAGGTCCTCGGCCTCGACGACGAGCAGTCGGCCGCCGAGGCCGAGACCCTGGCGACGAGCCTGTCGCCCGTGCTGGCCCGCCGCCTCGTGGCGTGGCGCACCCGGCGTGACGCCGGGTGA